The window CAGTAAAAGAAATGCAGGATATTATGAAGCGGTTATCCAATTTCGTGCAGATGATAGAGAACTTGAACAAGAGGAAATAATTATTGCTGAAGAAATTATCAATAGAACCCTTGATAAGCAATTTAAAAAGGATAAATTGGCTTATATTCCTCAAGTTGCAAAGCTTAAGGAAGGAAATGACTATTACATCGGCTCTTTAAAATCTGCAAAAAAGGTTGTGGAACATCTTAAAGAGGAATTTGGAGGAACAACAAAAGAATCTCCAAGACTCATAAGTGAAGACAAGTCCACTGGAAAAGGGCTTTACAGGATTTGGATTGTATTAAGACTTCCAAAATTCGTTAAGGATGATTTCGTGAAATATCATGATAACATTTATCAAGTGAGTGATGTTGATGGAAACAGGATTCAAGTCATAAACCTGGAAAATCAAGACATAATAGCTTTAAAATGGAGGGAATACGATTCCATCGAAAAAATAGAGCATTTGGAAGGAGTCCAAAAAGCAATCATTACAGCGAAATCTCCAAGCATGATGCAAATTCTTGATCCTGACGATTATAGCCCAATTGATTTGGAAATGAATGAAAAGATGGAAAAATACAATATTGGCGAAGAGATAGATGTTATAAAAATAGATGGAAAAATCTATTTAATCTAAAATAATAAACAAAAAATCATAATTATGAATTATCTATTAAAAGATTACAAAAAATAAAAGTGAAAAATAAAAATTATAATAATTATCTTATTACCCATTAGAAAAACAAAAGTGTGATTACATGAACATTGAAGAAAAAATTGAATTAATTCAAGAAGGAACTTTAGAAATCATTGATGTAGATGAATTGAAAGAAAAGCTTGAAAAAGAGCAACCTATTGCTTATACTGGATATGAACCTTCTGGAAAAATTCATTTAGGTCATGCAGTGACAATAATGAAACTTAAACAATTACAAGACTTAGGATTTAAAATCAAAATCTTGCTTGCAGATTATCATGCTTTCTTGAATGGAAAAGGAACTGTAGAAGAAATAGCTGAAACTGCAGAATACAATAAGAGATGCTTCCAAGGATTAGGGCTTGCTGATGATACCGAATACATTTTAGGTTCATCTTTCCAAACCGGAAGCGAATACACTAATGACGTTTACCAATTAGCTACTTTAACCACCTTAAAAAGGGCAAAAAGAAGTATGGATCAAGTCAGCAGACATGATGACAACCCTAAAGTAGCTAGTGTAGTTTATCCATTGATGCAAACTGCAGATATGTCCGCTTTGGAAGTGGATGTTGCATTAGGTGGTATGGAACAAAGAAAAATCCAAATGTTAGCAAGAGAAAACTTGCCTAGAATAGGAAAAGAAGCTCCTGTCTGTATTCACACTCCTTTGATTCATGGTCTTGACGGTGATGACAAGATGTCCTCAAGCAAAGGAAACTACATCGCTGTAGATGATGATGAAAAGACAATCAAGGATAAGATCAAGAAAAGCTACTGTCCTATGGGAGAAACTGAAGGAAACCCTATTTTAGAAATTGCGGACCACTTCGTATTCTCACAACAAGACACTTTGCTTATAGAAAGACCTGAGAAATTCGGTGGAAATCTTGAACTCAGCAAAGATGAACTATACACAATGTATGGAGAAGAAAACTTGCACCCAATGGACTTGAAAAATGCAATTACACAATACTTAATTGATTTCTTGAAACCAGTTAGAGACTTCATGGAATCACAAGAATAAAAATAAAAATAAAAATAAGAATAAATAACAATAAAATCTAAAAATAATAATAATAATAATAATAATAATAATAATAATAATAATCATTAATTAATTAATTTTTAAAAAAAGATTAAAAAGAGGGATAGAATGGAAGAAGAACCAGTATATGAAATGAAACTTACCAATGGAATTGGAGAACAAATGCTTGCTCATGTTATTGAACAGTTCGATGTTGAACTTAAGCAAACCGAATTTGGACCAAAACTCCAAGGTACAAAAGAAGAGCTTGAAAAAACACAAGATTACATTGTTAAAGTAATGAAAGAAAGATTAGATGAATTAGATAGAAGATAATCTATTTACTATCTTACTTACTATCTTATTTACTATCTAATTTATTATCTTCATTTATCTTTACTTTATACTACTTCCTTATTTTAAAAATAATTAGTTGAAATTTAAAATATAATTTAAGAATTTACTTAAATTTTCTATTTTTAGATTATAAAATGCAATCCTTGCAAATATCAAATAATGGTGCAACTGCTTTTTTAATATCAGAAGAAACCTTATTCGGACCATTATTTGCATCAATTATTTTAAAGTTATCATTGGACTGTGCCAAATCCAAATAATTCTGTTTTACTCCAGTTAGGAACTCTTCATTTTCAAATTCATCAGTTCCATCACACCTTTCAACGGATTTCTTGACATCCAAATCCAAGAGCAAAACCAAATCAGGAATTTTGGCAAACTTATTGATCTCTTTAATCCAGTCCTGAGGATCTTGATATGATAAGCTGGAATAGAAAGATCTGTCACTTATTACTACAGTATTGTCCTTCTCCAATTGTTCAATCTTATCCATTAAAATAAGTCTGTCTGCTGCAAACAATAGACCTAATGTCTTTTGCATTGTGTCACTTGTAGCATCAGAGCGAGTTAAA of the Methanobrevibacter ruminantium genome contains:
- a CDS encoding 60S ribosomal export protein NMD3, which encodes MFCPECGATDVEMIDGICKNCFLKKFQLMEIPENITVTICKHCNAKLEEGKWKDEYIPEEEIIYRALERNITISDLAENEEIELEIDQMRGTIAECYVEAVATVLGEEVVETHTPDVKINYSVCPDCSKRNAGYYEAVIQFRADDRELEQEEIIIAEEIINRTLDKQFKKDKLAYIPQVAKLKEGNDYYIGSLKSAKKVVEHLKEEFGGTTKESPRLISEDKSTGKGLYRIWIVLRLPKFVKDDFVKYHDNIYQVSDVDGNRIQVINLENQDIIALKWREYDSIEKIEHLEGVQKAIITAKSPSMMQILDPDDYSPIDLEMNEKMEKYNIGEEIDVIKIDGKIYLI
- a CDS encoding tyrosine--tRNA ligase, whose product is MNIEEKIELIQEGTLEIIDVDELKEKLEKEQPIAYTGYEPSGKIHLGHAVTIMKLKQLQDLGFKIKILLADYHAFLNGKGTVEEIAETAEYNKRCFQGLGLADDTEYILGSSFQTGSEYTNDVYQLATLTTLKRAKRSMDQVSRHDDNPKVASVVYPLMQTADMSALEVDVALGGMEQRKIQMLARENLPRIGKEAPVCIHTPLIHGLDGDDKMSSSKGNYIAVDDDEKTIKDKIKKSYCPMGETEGNPILEIADHFVFSQQDTLLIERPEKFGGNLELSKDELYTMYGEENLHPMDLKNAITQYLIDFLKPVRDFMESQE
- the tmk gene encoding dTMP kinase yields the protein MYIVLEGIDGAGKSTQTKMLKEWLESNGLRVETIVEPTDLEVGKLIRKLLTRSDATSDTMQKTLGLLFAADRLILMDKIEQLEKDNTVVISDRSFYSSLSYQDPQDWIKEINKFAKIPDLVLLLDLDVKKSVERCDGTDEFENEEFLTGVKQNYLDLAQSNDNFKIIDANNGPNKVSSDIKKAVAPLFDICKDCIL